A single region of the Sorex araneus isolate mSorAra2 chromosome 7, mSorAra2.pri, whole genome shotgun sequence genome encodes:
- the SLC30A10 gene encoding zinc transporter 10 isoform X1 yields MGRYSGKTCRLLFMLVLTVAFFVAELVSGYVGNSIALLSDSFNMLSDLISLCVGLGAGYVARRPAGGGGASYGYARAEVVGALSNAVFLAALCFTIFVEAVLRLVRPERIDDPELVLIVGALGLAVNVLGLLIFQDCGACLASCAPRRRRRPRRALGDPSGARAAGKDEQGATVFANVAGDSLNTQSEPEETLQKEKKSDALNIRGVLLHVMGDALGSVVVVVTAVIFYVLPLKKEDPCNWQCYIDPSLTIVMVIIILSSAFPLIKETAAILLQMVPKGVNMEALTSKLLTVPGVSSIHEMHIWELIGGKIIATLHIKYHKDRGYQDASKKIREIFHQAGIHNVTIQFEQVDGKEPSERDSQALCSSPCISGACRKHLCCPPRALPLTHVNGCAEHNGCPRLSPYPDACLGNREATEVAIDVDGVSDGKQAVTKTQEDQNYVNSTYF; encoded by the exons ATGGGGCGCTACTCGGGCAAGACGTGCCGCCTGCTCTTCATGCTGGTGCTCACCGTGGCCTTCTTCGTGGCCGAGCTGGTGTCGGGCTACGTGGGCAACTCCATCGCGCTGCTGTCCGACTCGTTCAACATGCTGTCCGACCTGATCTCGCTGTGCGTGGGGCTGGGCGCGGGCTACGTGGCCCGGCGgcccgcggggggcggcggcgcctCGTACGGCTACGCGCGCGCCGAGGTGGTGGGCGCGCTGAGCAACGCCGTGTTCCTGGCCGCGCTCTGCTTCACCATCTTCGTGGAGGCCGTGCTGCGCCTGGTGCGGCCCGAGCGCATCGACGACCCCGAGCTGGTGCTCATCGTGGGCGCGCTGGGGCTGGCGGTCAACGTGCTGGGGCTGCTCATCTTCCAGGACTGCGGCGCCTGCCTCGCCAGctgcgccccgcgccgccgccgccgcccgcgccgcgcgcTCGGGGACCCCTCGGGGGCGCGCGCCGCCGGGAAGGACGAGCAGGGGGCGACGGTGTTCGCCAACGTAGCAG GTGACTCCCTGAACACCCAGAGTGAGCCAGAAGAGACGTTGCAAAAGGAGAAAAAGTCGGATGCCCTGAATATCCGAG GGGTGCTTCTGCACGTGATGGGGGATGCCCTGGGGTCAGTGGTAGTGGTGGTCACTGCTGTCATCTTCTACGTGCTGCCTCTGAAGAAAGAGGACCCGTGTAACTGGCAGTGCTACATCGACCCAAGCCTGACGATCGTCATGGTCATCATCATCTTGTCCTCAGCCTTCCCCCTCATCAAGGAGACGGCTGCAATCCTGctgcagatggtccccaaagGTGTCAACATGGAAGCACTGA CGAGCAAGCTCTTGACTGTGCCCGGAGTTAGCAGCATCCATGAAATGCACATCTGGGAACTGATCGGTGGCAAGATCATTGCTACTCTGCACATCAAGTACCACAAGGACAGGGGCTATCAGGACGCCAGTAAGAAAATTCGAGAAATCTTCCACCAGGCGGGAATCCACAATGTGACCATCCAGTTTGAACAGGTGGACGGGAAGGAGCCATCGGAACGGGACTCACAGGCCCTCTGCAGCTCGCCCTGCATCTCGGGGGCCTGCAGGAAGCATCTATGCTGTCCACCCAGGGCTCTGCCTCTGACCCATGTCAATGGCTGTGCCGAGCACAATGGCTGTCCCCGGCTGAGCCCCTACCCTGATGCTTGCCTTGGGAATCGAGAAGCCACGGAAGTGGCCATTGATGTGGATGGCGTGAGTGATGGTAAACAGGCAGTTACAAAAACTCAGGAGGACCAGAATTATGTCAACAGCACCTATTTCTAA